Proteins found in one Nostoc sp. NIES-3756 genomic segment:
- a CDS encoding transporter substrate-binding domain-containing protein — translation MNNGCNRRQIFSRLHLVLSATIICILLATGFVASAATTPEIQHRSYITVAVKDNVPLLGFKDTSGKLQGLEIDLAQRLATDLLGKADAVRLQVVNNRDRLSVVLNHKVDMAIARVTATGSRSRLVDFSVPYYMDGTYIVTKDAAVQQINDLAKRKVAVLYNSSTIAEVRYYIPNAELVGVNSYQEAQTALENNTVTAFAADGSVLSGWVQQNPQYRLLPTKLSTAPLSVVMPKGLQYDETRREVNEAIARYIAQGWLNERIKYWGLVNSQ, via the coding sequence ATGAATAACGGATGTAACAGAAGGCAAATATTTAGTCGGTTACATCTGGTATTATCCGCCACTATTATTTGCATTCTCTTAGCAACAGGATTTGTTGCATCTGCCGCGACAACCCCAGAAATTCAGCACCGAAGCTACATAACGGTAGCGGTAAAAGATAATGTGCCTTTGTTGGGTTTTAAAGATACAAGTGGCAAGTTACAAGGCTTAGAAATTGATTTAGCACAGCGTTTAGCAACTGATTTGCTAGGTAAAGCAGACGCTGTGAGATTGCAAGTAGTAAATAACCGCGATCGCTTATCTGTAGTATTGAATCATAAAGTAGATATGGCGATCGCTAGAGTCACAGCTACCGGATCACGTTCCCGCTTGGTAGATTTCAGTGTTCCCTATTATATGGATGGGACTTATATAGTTACCAAAGATGCGGCTGTACAGCAAATAAATGATTTAGCAAAACGTAAAGTAGCCGTCCTCTATAATTCCAGTACCATCGCTGAAGTACGCTATTACATCCCCAACGCCGAGTTAGTAGGAGTTAATTCTTACCAGGAAGCGCAGACTGCACTTGAAAATAATACTGTCACCGCTTTTGCCGCAGATGGGAGCGTTCTGAGCGGTTGGGTGCAACAGAATCCTCAATATCGGTTACTCCCAACAAAATTATCAACAGCGCCCTTATCTGTAGTCATGCCCAAGGGATTGCAGTACGATGAAACTAGAAGGGAAGTTAACGAAGCGATCGCTCGTTACATAGCCCAAGGTTGGTTAAACGAAAGGATTAAGTACTGGGGATTAGTCAATAGTCAATAG
- a CDS encoding tetratricopeptide repeat protein, giving the protein MDNSLAVVYLSVLVGLLAFTVVSVFRQLFKTRKRESSFSRLRNKLSKDKGTAQEYYELACIYSEKKVFTQAIPLFQKALKAAEEEGEENTAPIYNGLGYAYFAQEQYDLAIRQYKEALKFKPDYVVALNNLGHAYERKKLNAQALQMYEEALKFAPNNSIAKRRAESLRRLVAA; this is encoded by the coding sequence ATGGATAACAGTCTAGCGGTTGTTTATCTCTCTGTTTTGGTGGGTTTACTTGCATTCACAGTTGTGAGTGTTTTCCGCCAGCTGTTCAAGACTCGTAAGCGTGAAAGCTCTTTCTCACGATTGCGTAACAAATTGAGTAAAGATAAAGGTACGGCTCAAGAATATTACGAGTTAGCCTGCATTTATTCAGAAAAGAAAGTGTTTACACAAGCTATACCATTGTTTCAGAAGGCTCTCAAAGCAGCCGAGGAAGAAGGAGAAGAAAACACTGCTCCTATTTACAATGGTTTGGGATATGCTTATTTTGCCCAAGAGCAATATGATTTGGCGATTCGTCAGTATAAAGAGGCGCTAAAATTTAAGCCAGATTATGTAGTAGCATTGAATAATCTGGGTCATGCTTATGAGCGGAAAAAATTGAATGCTCAGGCATTACAAATGTACGAAGAAGCACTCAAATTTGCACCCAATAACTCTATAGCAAAGCGTCGTGCTGAGTCTTTACGCCGTTTAGTAGCTGCGTAA